The Shewanella mesophila genome contains the following window.
GTGACATTTGCCGTCGGTGGTCTCTGGGAAGTGCTATTTGCATCAGTTCGCGGCCATGAAGTTAACGAAGGTTTCTTCGTGACCTCAATTTTGTTCGCGCTCACCCTGCCAGCAACAATCCCGCTTTGGATGGTTGCCTTAGGTATTACCTTCGGTGTGGTTGTGGCGAAGGAAATATTCGGTGGTACCGGCCGTAACTTCCTTAACCCTGCGCTTGCTGGTCGTGCGTTCCTATTCTTTGCTTATCCGCTGAACATGTCTGGCGACACCACTTGGGTTGTCGCTGATGGCTACTCAGGTGCAACCGCACTGAGTCAAGCGGCTCAAGGCTCTTTAGAGTATGGATTGACGCAAGACTGGTGGAATGCCTTCTTCGGTTTCATTCCGGGTTCTGTGGGTGAAGTATCGACTTTAGCCATCTTACTTGGTGGTGCAGTGATCGTTTATACCCGTATCGCTTCTTGGCGCATTATCGGTGGTGTTATGGCCGGTATGATTGCCGTGTCATTGCTACTTAATGCTATCGGCAGCGACACCAATCCAATGTTTGCTATGCCTTGGTATTGGCACCTTGTATTAGGTGGATTTGCCTTCGGTATGATGTTTATGGCGACTGACCCAGTTTCTGCGTCTTTCACCAACAAAGCAAAGTGGGCTTACGGTATTTTGATCGGTGCAATGGCTGTATTCATTCGTGTCATTAACCCTGCTTTCCCAGAAGGTATGATGTTGGCTATCTTGTTCGCCAACCTATTTGCGCCGCTATTTGACCACTTTGTGGTTCAAGCAAATATCAAGCGGAGGATTGCTCGTGGCTAGTAATAAAGATTCGTTCGGTAGAACGCTGTTTGTTGTTGTTGGATTATGTTTTATCTGTTCGGTATTTGTATCTACCGCTGCAGTATTACTTAAGCCTACTCAGCAAGAGAACAAATTGCTTGATAAGCAAAAGTATATTCTTGAAGCTGCCGGCCTAGTTGATGCTAAGTCAGGTAAAGTTGAAAAGGCCCAGATCCTTGAGACTTACAACAAGTATGTTGAAGCTAAGCTGGTAGACCTTAAGTCTGGCGACTGGGTTGAAGGCGATGCTAACACCTTTGATACTGAAAAAGCGGCTCGTAACCCTGCGACCTCATTCAAGCCAGAGCATGATATTGCATCGGTTAAGAATGTGGCTAACACAGGTGTTGTGTACTTAGTTCATGATGATCAAGGCAAACTGCAAACTGTGATTATTCCAGTTAAAGGTTACGGTCTATGGTCAACCATGTACGCTTTCTTAGCGGTAGAAGCTGACCTTAACACTGTACGCAGCTTAGTGTATTACGACTTTACCGGTTCAGGTGAGACTCCTGGTCTTGGTGGCGAAGTACAAAATCCTCAGTGGATTGCTAAGTGGGAAGGTAAGAAGCTTTATGACGAGCAGGGTAACCTAGCGATTAAAGTGACTAAAAACCCAGCTATCGCAAACTCTGAGCATGGTGTAGATGCGCTATCTGGCGCAACGCTAACCAGTAATGGTGTTCAGCATTCACTTGATTTTTGGTTAGGTGAAGAAGGTTATGCTCGCTTT
Protein-coding sequences here:
- a CDS encoding NADH:ubiquinone reductase (Na(+)-transporting) subunit B, producing MGLKQFFKSIEPQFEKGGKYEKFYALFEAAYTVFYTPGHVNKGRTHVRDNLDLKRMMITVWACAFPAMFMGMYNVGLQAQAALLADFATPDTWQVALFGLFGTELTADSGVAALMWYGACWFLPIYAVTFAVGGLWEVLFASVRGHEVNEGFFVTSILFALTLPATIPLWMVALGITFGVVVAKEIFGGTGRNFLNPALAGRAFLFFAYPLNMSGDTTWVVADGYSGATALSQAAQGSLEYGLTQDWWNAFFGFIPGSVGEVSTLAILLGGAVIVYTRIASWRIIGGVMAGMIAVSLLLNAIGSDTNPMFAMPWYWHLVLGGFAFGMMFMATDPVSASFTNKAKWAYGILIGAMAVFIRVINPAFPEGMMLAILFANLFAPLFDHFVVQANIKRRIARG
- a CDS encoding Na(+)-translocating NADH-quinone reductase subunit C — translated: MASNKDSFGRTLFVVVGLCFICSVFVSTAAVLLKPTQQENKLLDKQKYILEAAGLVDAKSGKVEKAQILETYNKYVEAKLVDLKSGDWVEGDANTFDTEKAARNPATSFKPEHDIASVKNVANTGVVYLVHDDQGKLQTVIIPVKGYGLWSTMYAFLAVEADLNTVRSLVYYDFTGSGETPGLGGEVQNPQWIAKWEGKKLYDEQGNLAIKVTKNPAIANSEHGVDALSGATLTSNGVQHSLDFWLGEEGYARFIEKARNGGLS